Proteins encoded by one window of Rhodobacteraceae bacterium IMCC1335:
- a CDS encoding phosphonate ABC transporter substrate-binding protein: MSFVKLAISALVVSATSANFAFARDNVHAAGSSTVLPYATIVAEAFGENFDFPTPLIESGGSGAGRKKLCEGVGVNTTDIANSSSRIKQSDIDTCAANGVNEIMEVRFGYDGIVFASRLETTGFENLTPMQIYLATSDKSVAQNWTEIDPSMPDREIMLFIPGTKHGTREVFETKVMLAGCKAAGFYETFFAANGNDKKKAEKECFKVRTDGRSVDIDGDYTETLARLSSNPNGIGVFGLSFLMNNTDTIYAATINGVEASTETIATGAYPVSRPLYFYVKTAHLDAIPGLQEFVEFFVSDDIAGPDGPLSEYGLVSDPQLAETQDMVANRIPMGPLE, encoded by the coding sequence ATGTCTTTTGTTAAACTAGCAATTTCCGCCTTGGTTGTAAGTGCAACATCTGCAAATTTTGCTTTTGCACGCGACAATGTGCACGCTGCAGGCTCATCAACGGTACTGCCCTATGCCACAATCGTTGCCGAGGCCTTTGGAGAAAACTTTGATTTTCCCACACCTTTGATTGAATCGGGGGGGTCAGGCGCTGGGCGTAAGAAGCTGTGCGAAGGCGTTGGCGTAAACACAACGGATATTGCCAATTCTTCAAGCCGGATCAAGCAAAGCGATATTGACACTTGCGCGGCGAATGGCGTGAACGAAATCATGGAAGTGCGCTTCGGGTACGATGGCATTGTGTTTGCAAGCCGATTGGAAACCACGGGTTTTGAAAATCTGACGCCGATGCAGATTTATCTCGCGACCAGCGATAAATCGGTTGCTCAGAATTGGACGGAAATAGATCCGTCTATGCCTGATCGAGAGATCATGTTGTTCATTCCGGGCACCAAACATGGAACGCGGGAAGTGTTTGAAACGAAAGTTATGCTTGCCGGATGTAAAGCTGCCGGATTTTATGAGACTTTCTTCGCGGCCAATGGAAACGATAAAAAGAAAGCTGAAAAAGAATGCTTTAAAGTGCGCACCGATGGCCGTTCCGTAGATATTGACGGGGACTACACCGAAACGTTGGCGCGTTTATCTTCGAATCCCAACGGCATTGGCGTGTTTGGATTGAGCTTTTTGATGAACAATACCGATACAATTTATGCGGCGACAATTAACGGTGTTGAGGCATCAACGGAAACCATTGCAACCGGGGCCTATCCGGTGTCACGCCCGCTTTATTTTTACGTTAAGACTGCGCATTTAGATGCGATCCCAGGGCTTCAAGAGTTTGTTGAGTTTTTTGTAAGCGATGACATAGCGGGCCCCGATGGGCCATTGTCGGAATATGGTTTGGTGTCCGATCCGCAGCTTGCTGAAACCCAGGATATGGTCGCAAACCGCATTCCGATGGGTCCTTTGGAATAA
- the pstC gene encoding phosphate ABC transporter permease subunit PstC yields the protein MGLLMAVISYWSGGLETVLPLLGEAYDVAHLELVLHALRLKMQFSTLLLIGTSLIALGFALRAWHKVSIEFNARERVEFGVISVLAASSVVAVLTTVGIVVSLLSETLHFAQMHPISDFLFGTVWSPQFHSGEVEGYGSELGVLPLLWGTLYISFVALAFSVPIGLFAAIYLSEYATQRFRDITKPLLELLAGIPTIVYGLFALLTVGPMLRDSFTQPLGLGSNSDSVLAAGLVMGIMLIPFVSSLSDDIINAVPQSLRDASYGLGATRSETVKKVIIPAALPGIIGAILLASSRAIGETMIVVLGAGAAAKLSLNPLEGMATITAKIVNQLTGDTEFESPETLVAFALGLSLFVITLCLNVLALYIVRKYREEYE from the coding sequence ATGGGCCTGCTGATGGCCGTAATCTCATATTGGTCCGGTGGGCTTGAAACGGTTTTACCGCTTTTGGGCGAGGCTTATGATGTGGCTCATCTCGAGCTTGTTCTTCACGCTTTGCGTTTGAAAATGCAGTTTTCAACGTTGTTGCTGATCGGAACCAGCCTGATCGCATTGGGTTTTGCCCTTCGCGCCTGGCATAAAGTCTCAATCGAGTTTAATGCGCGCGAGCGGGTTGAATTTGGTGTTATCTCGGTGCTGGCGGCCTCATCCGTGGTGGCGGTTTTAACCACGGTCGGGATTGTCGTGTCGCTGCTGTCCGAAACCCTCCATTTTGCGCAAATGCACCCGATTTCCGATTTTTTATTTGGCACCGTTTGGAGCCCACAATTCCATTCTGGTGAGGTAGAAGGGTATGGGTCCGAGCTGGGTGTTTTGCCGCTTCTCTGGGGCACGTTATATATTTCTTTTGTGGCGTTGGCTTTTTCGGTTCCGATTGGGTTGTTTGCGGCGATCTACCTGTCAGAATATGCCACGCAACGCTTTCGGGATATCACCAAACCTTTGTTGGAGCTGTTGGCTGGAATTCCCACTATCGTTTATGGATTGTTTGCCTTGCTTACGGTGGGCCCGATGTTGCGGGATTCCTTTACGCAACCACTTGGCTTAGGGTCAAATTCGGATTCTGTTCTAGCGGCGGGTTTGGTGATGGGCATTATGCTTATTCCTTTTGTCAGTTCACTATCTGACGATATCATCAATGCGGTGCCTCAATCCTTGCGCGATGCGTCTTACGGGCTTGGGGCTACGCGGTCAGAGACGGTGAAAAAAGTGATTATTCCCGCCGCATTGCCTGGCATCATTGGTGCGATCCTTTTGGCCAGCAGCCGTGCAATTGGCGAAACCATGATCGTAGTTTTAGGGGCGGGTGCAGCGGCCAAGCTAAGCCTTAACCCGCTGGAAGGCATGGCAACAATCACCGCCAAAATTGTCAATCAGCTCACAGGTGATACAGAATTTGAATCGCCAGAAACCTTGGTGGCCTTTGCACTCGGGCTGTCGCTGTTTGTGATCACATTATGCTTGAATGTATTGGCGCTTTATATCGTGCGCAAATACCGTGAAGAATATGAATAG
- the pstA gene encoding phosphate ABC transporter permease PstA, with amino-acid sequence MKVLDLKARHAKEMRFKIYGLSAITLGLLCVLALFSSVLAAGLPAFKQTFIQLQMDLPAAKLDKTGTRDPEKMKKVSTIGYSKVIRDQLQQNLKDAGIDFSKLDKKQLKNMISKEAPAQLRDAVLEDPSLLDRPFDFEVLANGRIDGYYKGRVTFETAALDVMISPDQLVLADAMKAAGLLKTRFNGQFLYWPDASDLRPEAAGLGVALLGSLYMVIIVFVLAVPLSVCTAVFLEEFAPKNWFTDLIEINISNLAAVPSIVFGILGLSLFINFMDLPQSAPIVGGLCLTLMTLPTVIIAARAAIKAVPPSIKSAALGLGASRVQAVFHHVLPSAAPGILTGTILGLAQALGETAPLLLIGMVAFVREYPSLSPDGIFDPSTALPVQIYNWTVRGDPAFVERASGAIIVLLCFMITMNALAIILRRRVEKRW; translated from the coding sequence ATTAAGGTTTTGGATTTAAAAGCCCGTCACGCGAAAGAAATGCGCTTCAAGATATATGGCCTATCAGCGATAACGCTGGGTTTGCTGTGCGTGCTAGCCTTATTCAGCTCGGTCTTGGCTGCGGGTCTGCCGGCCTTCAAACAAACCTTCATTCAGCTGCAGATGGATTTGCCCGCTGCTAAACTGGATAAAACCGGTACGCGGGATCCTGAAAAGATGAAAAAAGTCTCAACGATCGGCTATTCAAAGGTGATCCGGGATCAATTGCAGCAAAACCTGAAAGATGCGGGGATCGACTTTTCAAAATTGGATAAAAAGCAGCTTAAGAATATGATCTCAAAAGAGGCGCCTGCTCAGTTGCGCGATGCAGTGTTAGAGGATCCATCTCTGCTTGACCGACCGTTTGACTTTGAAGTTTTGGCCAATGGCCGGATTGACGGGTATTACAAAGGGCGGGTGACTTTCGAAACCGCCGCGCTTGATGTTATGATTTCGCCAGATCAGCTGGTTTTGGCAGATGCTATGAAAGCCGCGGGTCTATTAAAGACGCGGTTCAACGGGCAATTTTTATATTGGCCTGACGCCTCTGACTTGCGGCCAGAAGCAGCGGGCTTGGGTGTGGCCTTGCTTGGCTCGCTTTATATGGTGATAATCGTTTTTGTTTTGGCCGTGCCTCTTTCTGTATGCACAGCGGTTTTCCTAGAGGAATTTGCTCCGAAAAATTGGTTTACCGATTTGATTGAAATAAATATTTCAAACTTGGCGGCGGTGCCCTCGATCGTGTTTGGGATTTTGGGGCTGTCGCTTTTTATTAATTTTATGGATTTGCCTCAATCAGCCCCGATTGTTGGAGGTTTGTGCCTGACATTGATGACTTTGCCAACCGTGATAATTGCCGCGCGCGCCGCGATCAAAGCGGTGCCACCCTCGATCAAATCTGCAGCGCTAGGGCTTGGCGCATCCCGCGTTCAGGCGGTGTTTCATCACGTATTGCCCTCAGCAGCGCCTGGTATTTTAACAGGCACTATTCTGGGCCTTGCTCAAGCGCTGGGGGAAACCGCACCTTTGCTGTTGATCGGGATGGTGGCTTTTGTGCGCGAATACCCATCGCTGTCTCCCGATGGTATTTTTGATCCCTCAACGGCGCTGCCCGTGCAAATATATAATTGGACGGTCAGAGGTGACCCAGCCTTTGTTGAGCGCGCCTCGGGTGCCATTATCGTCTTATTATGTTTTATGATAACAATGAATGCTCTGGCGATAATCCTGCGCCGCCGCGTTGAAAAACGGTGGTAG
- a CDS encoding phosphate ABC transporter ATP-binding protein produces the protein MLDTNMEETVSDKSKIVAQDVRVLYGDKEALRDVNIRISEKMVTAFIGPSGCGKSTFLRCFNRMNDTISGCRVEGRIMFDDHDISQIDPVMLRAKIGMVFQKPNPFPKSIYDNVAYGPRIHGRAQNKAELDKIVEKALRRGAIWDEVKDRLHTSGTGLSGGQQQRLCIARAIATEPEVLLMDEPCSALDPIATAQIEELISELQQNYSVIIVTHSMQQAARVSQKTAFFHLGNLVEFDDTSAIFTNPKDARTESYITGRIG, from the coding sequence ATGCTTGATACAAATATGGAAGAAACCGTGTCTGATAAATCAAAAATAGTCGCTCAAGATGTGCGCGTGCTTTATGGTGATAAAGAGGCTCTTAGAGATGTGAATATTCGTATTTCTGAGAAAATGGTAACCGCCTTCATTGGTCCCTCAGGCTGCGGAAAATCAACTTTTTTAAGATGTTTCAACCGGATGAACGATACGATTTCGGGATGTCGTGTTGAAGGAAGAATTATGTTTGACGATCACGATATATCGCAAATAGATCCAGTGATGCTGCGGGCCAAGATTGGCATGGTGTTTCAAAAGCCCAACCCATTTCCAAAGTCTATTTATGACAATGTTGCCTATGGCCCGCGCATACATGGCCGGGCGCAGAATAAAGCAGAGTTGGATAAAATTGTTGAAAAGGCGCTGCGCCGCGGCGCCATTTGGGATGAGGTGAAAGACCGGCTGCACACCTCCGGAACCGGCTTGTCGGGCGGGCAGCAGCAGCGCTTATGCATTGCCCGCGCAATCGCCACAGAGCCTGAAGTTTTGCTGATGGACGAGCCATGTTCTGCGCTTGATCCCATCGCGACCGCGCAAATCGAAGAATTGATCAGCGAGTTACAACAAAACTACTCTGTGATTATCGTTACCCATTCGATGCAGCAAGCGGCCCGAGTTAGCCAAAAAACTGCTTTTTTCCACCTTGGTAATTTGGTCGAGTTTGACGATACGAGTGCGATTTTCACAAATCCGAAAGATGCCCGTACCGAAAGTTACATCACGGGCCGGATCGGCTAA
- the phoU gene encoding phosphate signaling complex protein PhoU, producing the protein MVEKHIVSGFDKDLETIEALIMKMGGLVEASIADATRSFETRDNPLAEELIARDKLIDQLEASINAQAARVLALRSPNAVDLRLILSVIKVSGNLERIGDYSKNMAKRTGVLLELPEIENAGSSLRRLGREVELMLKDALDAYIQRDPDLAERVILKDRDVDQLYNGMFRQFLTFMMEDPRNITACMHLHFIAKNIERMGDHVTSICEQVVFLATGELPSDPRPKGDLTSLDPDISLRK; encoded by the coding sequence ATGGTAGAAAAACATATTGTCAGCGGATTTGATAAAGACCTAGAAACAATAGAAGCCCTGATCATGAAAATGGGGGGGCTTGTTGAGGCATCAATCGCAGATGCGACCCGCTCATTTGAAACCCGTGATAATCCATTGGCAGAAGAGCTGATCGCGCGCGATAAATTGATTGACCAGCTTGAAGCGTCGATCAATGCGCAGGCTGCGCGGGTTTTGGCTTTGCGCTCTCCTAACGCGGTCGATTTAAGGTTGATCCTGTCGGTGATTAAAGTCAGTGGCAACCTTGAACGCATTGGCGATTATTCAAAAAATATGGCCAAGCGCACAGGCGTGCTATTGGAGCTGCCCGAGATAGAAAATGCGGGGTCATCTTTGCGACGTTTGGGGCGCGAGGTTGAGCTGATGTTAAAAGATGCGTTGGATGCTTATATTCAACGTGATCCGGATTTGGCAGAGCGGGTGATTTTAAAAGACCGTGATGTTGACCAGCTGTATAACGGAATGTTCCGGCAATTCTTAACGTTTATGATGGAAGATCCGCGCAATATCACGGCCTGCATGCATTTGCATTTCATCGCTAAGAATATCGAACGCATGGGCGATCATGTGACCTCAATTTGCGAACAAGTTGTCTTTTTGGCAACTGGCGAGCTTCCCAGCGACCCGCGCCCAAAGGGCGATCTTACATCGCTGGACCCTGATATCAGCTTAAGAAAATAA
- the phoB gene encoding phosphate regulon transcriptional regulatory protein PhoB, producing MVKPSILIVEDEPSQREILCYNLAAEGYEVLIAENGEEALLVVDEASPDIILLDWMMPLVSGIEVCRRLKLNRETREIPIIMLSARSEEVDKVRGLETGADDYMIKPYSVIELMARVRGQLRRTRAAAMGQKLRFEDIVLDAETFEVFRDNQPLKLGPTEFRLLSVFMEKPRRVWSRDQLLDRVWSRETDVETRTVDVHIGRLRKALCQNGGRDLLRTVRGAGYALG from the coding sequence ATGGTAAAACCATCGATCTTGATTGTGGAAGATGAGCCGTCACAGCGTGAGATCTTGTGCTATAATCTAGCAGCCGAAGGCTATGAGGTGTTGATCGCCGAGAATGGTGAAGAAGCGCTTCTGGTCGTGGATGAAGCGTCACCCGACATAATTTTGTTGGATTGGATGATGCCATTGGTCTCAGGTATTGAAGTGTGCCGTCGTTTGAAACTGAATCGGGAAACGCGGGAAATCCCAATTATTATGCTCTCTGCGCGCTCAGAAGAAGTTGATAAGGTACGTGGTTTGGAAACCGGCGCAGATGATTACATGATCAAACCTTATTCGGTGATTGAATTAATGGCGCGGGTGCGCGGCCAGTTACGTCGAACGCGCGCCGCCGCGATGGGACAAAAATTGCGATTTGAGGATATTGTTTTGGACGCTGAAACCTTTGAAGTGTTTCGGGATAACCAGCCGCTGAAACTTGGTCCGACTGAATTTAGATTACTCAGTGTTTTTATGGAAAAGCCGCGCCGCGTTTGGAGCCGGGATCAGCTGCTTGATCGCGTTTGGTCGCGTGAAACCGATGTCGAAACGCGCACGGTTGATGTTCATATAGGACGTCTTCGCAAGGCCTTGTGCCAGAATGGCGGTAGAGATCTTTTACGCACAGTGCGCGGTGCTGGATACGCATTGGGTTGA
- a CDS encoding acyl-CoA dehydrogenase encodes MKDATDVISAKDRPNLSSFDWQDPFNFSDQLTEEERMLQESVRSFAQNELQPRILNAYRNATVEPEIFREMGALGLLGITVPEEYGGLGAGYVAYGVVAREVERVDSGYRSMMSVQSSLVMYPIHAYGSEEQRNKYLPGLAEGRLIGCFGLTEADAGSDPAGMKTRAIKTADGYRLTGSKMWISNAPIADVFVVWAKSDAHDGAIRGFILEKGMAGLTAPKIDGKLSLRASVTGEIVLDNVEVSEDALLPNISGLKGPFGCLNRARYGISWGVMGAAEFCWHAARQYGLDRKQFHRPIAQTQLFQKKLADMQTEIALGLQASLRVGRLLDQAEAAPEMISLIKRNNCGKALDIARLARDMHGGNGISDEYQVMRHMNNLETVNTYEGTHDVHALILGRAQTGLQAFF; translated from the coding sequence ATGAAAGATGCAACTGACGTGATCAGCGCGAAAGATCGGCCAAATCTAAGCAGTTTCGATTGGCAAGATCCGTTCAATTTTTCAGATCAGTTGACCGAGGAAGAACGCATGTTGCAAGAATCTGTGCGAAGCTTTGCGCAGAATGAATTGCAGCCCCGAATTTTGAACGCCTATCGAAATGCGACTGTTGAGCCAGAGATTTTTCGGGAAATGGGGGCGCTGGGCTTGTTGGGAATAACCGTACCTGAAGAATATGGCGGGTTAGGCGCAGGCTATGTGGCTTACGGGGTTGTGGCCCGCGAAGTTGAACGCGTTGACAGTGGCTATCGTTCGATGATGTCGGTGCAGTCAAGCCTGGTGATGTATCCGATTCACGCCTATGGTTCCGAGGAACAACGCAACAAATATCTGCCTGGCTTGGCAGAAGGGCGCCTTATTGGCTGCTTTGGATTGACCGAAGCAGATGCGGGGTCGGATCCGGCAGGCATGAAAACGCGGGCGATTAAAACTGCGGATGGGTATCGACTGACAGGATCTAAAATGTGGATTTCGAATGCGCCGATCGCGGATGTCTTCGTGGTGTGGGCCAAATCAGATGCGCATGATGGTGCCATCAGGGGGTTCATTTTGGAAAAAGGGATGGCGGGTCTGACTGCTCCTAAAATTGATGGCAAACTGTCGTTGCGGGCCTCAGTCACCGGCGAGATTGTGTTGGATAATGTCGAAGTCTCAGAAGATGCTTTGCTGCCCAATATTTCAGGATTGAAAGGGCCTTTTGGCTGCTTAAACAGAGCGCGCTATGGCATCAGCTGGGGCGTTATGGGCGCGGCTGAGTTCTGTTGGCATGCGGCCCGACAATATGGCCTCGACCGCAAACAATTTCACCGGCCAATTGCGCAGACGCAATTGTTTCAGAAAAAGCTGGCGGATATGCAAACGGAAATCGCTTTAGGATTGCAAGCGTCGCTGCGGGTGGGGCGTTTGTTGGATCAAGCTGAAGCCGCGCCAGAGATGATCAGCTTGATCAAACGTAACAATTGCGGCAAAGCGCTGGATATTGCACGCCTTGCGCGGGATATGCATGGTGGCAATGGTATTTCGGATGAATATCAAGTGATGCGCCACATGAATAATCTGGAAACGGTGAACACCTATGAGGGCACGCATGATGTGCATGCGTTGATCCTAGGTCGTGCCCAAACCGGTTTGCAAGCGTTTTTCTAG
- a CDS encoding dihydrodipicolinate synthase family protein codes for MKFEGVYTPLVTPFHKDFTLNKQAMQASIDLLIDAGIHGLIVAGTEGEYYAMSMKERVYLMRLAKEMIAGRVPMIIGTSAIRTEECIEYARQAKVQAADAVLVTAPPIALPTGPEIAAHVLAIERAARLPLILHNDPQRLSVNLNESCLAQIVASHHPCALIDSSGDPEHLHTTARAYPQIDLSCGNSSGALEFFARGGRSWVCAGSNFAPEAHIALYQACVIESDFVKGRAIMSAMLPLMQAFETQGRFVQSVKHGVNTRGIDAGPPRKPLHPLAQDEKDRLEAMIDTMNKSISKITGQAA; via the coding sequence ATGAAATTTGAGGGTGTTTATACCCCACTTGTCACCCCGTTCCACAAGGATTTCACGTTAAACAAACAGGCCATGCAAGCCAGCATCGACCTTTTGATCGACGCTGGCATTCATGGATTAATTGTGGCGGGCACGGAGGGTGAATATTATGCAATGTCGATGAAAGAACGCGTCTATTTGATGCGATTGGCAAAAGAAATGATTGCAGGGCGCGTGCCCATGATTATCGGCACCAGCGCGATACGTACCGAAGAGTGCATCGAATATGCCCGTCAAGCCAAGGTGCAGGCGGCAGATGCAGTTCTGGTCACAGCGCCGCCGATAGCGCTTCCAACGGGCCCTGAAATCGCAGCGCATGTTTTGGCCATTGAGCGCGCAGCCAGGTTACCGCTTATATTGCACAATGATCCGCAGCGACTATCGGTTAATCTGAATGAAAGCTGTCTTGCTCAAATTGTTGCATCCCATCATCCATGCGCGTTGATCGATAGCAGCGGCGATCCGGAGCATTTGCATACCACTGCGCGCGCGTATCCTCAAATCGACCTATCCTGCGGAAACAGTTCTGGCGCGCTTGAGTTTTTTGCTAGGGGCGGGCGCAGCTGGGTTTGCGCGGGTTCCAATTTTGCACCAGAGGCCCATATCGCGCTTTATCAGGCCTGCGTGATCGAAAGCGATTTTGTCAAAGGTCGGGCGATCATGTCGGCCATGCTGCCATTGATGCAGGCTTTTGAAACGCAAGGAAGGTTTGTGCAATCTGTCAAACATGGCGTGAACACGCGCGGGATCGATGCTGGCCCCCCGCGCAAGCCGCTTCATCCCTTAGCACAAGACGAAAAAGACCGGTTAGAAGCGATGATAGATACAATGAATAAATCAATTTCAAAAATCACAGGTCAGGCTGCGTGA
- a CDS encoding DUF2938 family protein, translated as MSNLLLASAVGIGGTVFMDLWSVLLNRVFAIAPPNWGLVGRWVFHLKHGVVFHSDIQIAQETAGETRIGWAFHYGVGIIYGVVFIALIGADWLRDPSFLPVWVFSVATIAAGWFLLHPGLGLGIALSKTPNPHFGRAMGLLGHSVFGLGMWCTALLF; from the coding sequence ATGAGCAATCTTCTTTTGGCAAGCGCAGTTGGAATTGGGGGAACCGTGTTCATGGATCTATGGTCGGTTCTGTTAAATCGCGTCTTTGCGATTGCGCCCCCCAATTGGGGATTGGTTGGCAGATGGGTGTTCCACTTAAAACATGGCGTGGTTTTTCATTCAGATATTCAAATCGCGCAAGAAACGGCTGGTGAAACCCGCATCGGCTGGGCCTTCCATTATGGCGTGGGTATAATCTACGGCGTTGTTTTCATTGCTTTAATAGGAGCAGACTGGCTAAGGGACCCAAGCTTCCTGCCTGTTTGGGTGTTTTCTGTTGCCACAATCGCCGCAGGATGGTTTTTATTGCATCCCGGTTTGGGGCTTGGCATCGCCTTATCAAAAACCCCGAACCCGCATTTTGGGCGCGCGATGGGATTGCTTGGCCATAGCGTTTTTGGGCTCGGAATGTGGTGCACCGCGCTTCTGTTTTAG
- a CDS encoding DUF861 domain-containing protein, translating to MQIYTPGTEIGVLQPWPFDNPESNYKILFGAPAASGRIDTGGAGYTTRSGIWRCTAGTFECTEQGDELMTFLSGRCHLTDQSTGKSHVLGAGDSLFMPDGRRVTWEIIQEVTKVFFGNKSSGF from the coding sequence ATGCAGATTTATACACCCGGTACTGAGATTGGGGTTTTGCAGCCTTGGCCTTTTGATAACCCTGAAAGCAATTATAAAATTCTGTTTGGGGCGCCCGCCGCATCGGGCCGTATTGATACCGGGGGGGCGGGCTATACAACGCGCTCGGGCATCTGGCGCTGCACTGCGGGTACCTTTGAATGCACAGAGCAGGGCGATGAATTGATGACCTTTTTATCTGGGCGTTGCCATCTGACAGATCAATCAACGGGCAAAAGCCACGTGTTGGGTGCCGGCGACAGCCTTTTTATGCCCGATGGACGCCGCGTCACATGGGAAATTATTCAAGAGGTTACGAAAGTATTTTTTGGGAATAAATCCAGCGGATTTTAA
- a CDS encoding histidine phosphatase family protein, with protein MYPYPELYILRHGETLWNQQGRFQGQKDSPLTDKGRQQALAQGEVLRSAKSLPHIVFVSPLGRTLTTANLAAPFIKTHVKDPRLLEINFGAWEGATREDINQTIKAPVQGFDWFFKSPGGETFQMISTRVMSFLQELEDPAIIVTHAVTSKVLRGLYLGLDQADLLKLHAEQGCIYHLYRGAEAVLR; from the coding sequence ATGTACCCTTATCCCGAGCTTTATATTTTAAGACATGGTGAAACGCTCTGGAACCAGCAGGGGCGTTTTCAGGGGCAAAAAGACTCGCCTCTGACAGATAAGGGGCGGCAGCAGGCCTTGGCCCAAGGCGAAGTGTTGCGATCTGCTAAAAGCTTGCCGCATATTGTGTTCGTTAGCCCTTTGGGAAGAACTTTAACAACGGCAAATCTTGCAGCCCCCTTTATCAAAACTCACGTAAAAGATCCGCGTTTGCTTGAAATCAATTTTGGCGCGTGGGAAGGGGCCACGCGCGAGGACATAAATCAAACAATCAAAGCGCCAGTGCAAGGATTTGACTGGTTTTTTAAGAGTCCAGGCGGTGAAACCTTTCAGATGATCTCAACGCGGGTCATGTCCTTTTTACAAGAACTTGAAGATCCGGCTATTATCGTTACGCATGCAGTGACCTCTAAGGTCTTGCGCGGCCTTTATCTGGGCCTTGATCAGGCTGACTTATTAAAGCTGCACGCAGAGCAAGGTTGTATCTATCATTTATACAGGGGTGCTGAGGCGGTGTTACGTTAA